From a region of the Deltaproteobacteria bacterium HGW-Deltaproteobacteria-18 genome:
- a CDS encoding integration host factor subunit alpha, protein MSNSTLTKAEIVDNIYEKSERNRAEVKAQVETMLDIMKEAVKKDHSLLISGFGKFEAYEKDARKGRNPQTSESIILSERKVVVFRISRKLRAELNPQ, encoded by the coding sequence ATGAGCAACAGTACGCTGACAAAAGCAGAAATTGTCGACAACATTTACGAAAAGTCGGAGCGAAACCGTGCCGAGGTCAAGGCGCAGGTTGAAACCATGCTCGACATTATGAAGGAAGCGGTCAAAAAAGACCACTCCCTTCTCATCAGCGGATTCGGCAAGTTCGAAGCCTACGAAAAAGATGCGCGCAAGGGCCGCAACCCCCAGACCAGTGAATCCATAATCCTGTCCGAGCGCAAGGTTGTCGTCTTCCGCATTTCGCGCAAGCTGCGAGCCGAGCTTAATCCGCAATAA
- the rimO gene encoding 30S ribosomal protein S12 methylthiotransferase RimO yields MKQVHIHTISLGCPKNQVDTEWMLGGFGSSFVNAAEPEGADVVLINTCGFIEPAVSESLQVILDMAQRLADLDPRPSLVVTGCLVSRYGQDLRGELPEVDLFLEIGRQRELGQRLRELAAQREDVHPGLESALGGFTAARLLTTPQSFAYLKIAEGCDNRCRFCTIPSIRGPLVSRDEALILDDARRCLDQGRKELVLIAQDVTAYGRDRGQKALRGLLEKLAPLKGLEWMRLMYLYPAGLDGELLRFLSELGKPFIPYFDIPLQHAHPDILASMGRPFQRDPRAVVEQVREFFPEAALRTTFIVGYPGETEERFLALESFVREARFMHLGVFPYYAEDGSEAALLPDQLPDEVKEERRDRIMQMQVEISEDLLAGFEGQELDVLVDRAHEEWPGLYEGRAWFQAPEVDGITYVSGEMVAPGKMVRAVIEEVKTYDLVALA; encoded by the coding sequence ATGAAACAAGTGCATATACATACCATCAGCCTGGGCTGCCCCAAGAATCAGGTGGACACGGAGTGGATGCTGGGCGGGTTCGGCTCGTCTTTCGTCAACGCCGCCGAGCCCGAGGGCGCGGACGTGGTGCTGATCAACACCTGCGGCTTCATCGAGCCCGCTGTCAGCGAGTCCCTTCAGGTTATTCTCGACATGGCGCAGCGCCTGGCCGACCTCGATCCCCGGCCCAGCCTCGTGGTCACGGGTTGTCTGGTCTCTCGTTACGGGCAGGACCTGCGCGGCGAGTTGCCGGAAGTGGATCTTTTTTTGGAAATCGGTCGCCAAAGGGAACTTGGTCAGCGCTTGCGGGAGCTTGCGGCGCAGCGGGAGGACGTGCATCCGGGGCTTGAGTCCGCTCTTGGCGGATTCACGGCAGCGCGGCTTCTGACCACGCCCCAGAGCTTTGCCTACCTCAAGATCGCCGAAGGGTGCGACAACCGCTGTCGTTTCTGCACCATCCCCTCCATTCGTGGGCCGCTGGTCAGCCGCGACGAGGCGTTGATTCTCGACGATGCGCGGCGTTGCCTGGACCAGGGACGCAAGGAGCTGGTGCTCATCGCCCAGGACGTGACCGCCTATGGTCGGGACCGGGGGCAAAAGGCCTTGCGAGGCCTGCTTGAAAAGCTTGCGCCTCTGAAAGGGCTCGAGTGGATGCGCCTCATGTATCTTTACCCGGCCGGGCTCGACGGCGAATTGCTGCGTTTTCTTTCCGAGCTGGGCAAGCCCTTCATTCCCTATTTCGACATTCCCCTGCAGCACGCCCATCCGGACATCCTGGCTTCCATGGGGCGTCCTTTTCAGCGCGATCCCCGGGCTGTTGTGGAGCAGGTCCGCGAATTTTTCCCCGAAGCGGCGCTGCGCACGACCTTCATAGTCGGCTACCCCGGAGAAACCGAGGAACGTTTTCTGGCGCTGGAGTCGTTTGTTCGCGAGGCGCGCTTCATGCACCTGGGAGTTTTTCCCTACTACGCCGAGGATGGGTCCGAAGCGGCGCTTCTGCCGGATCAGCTGCCCGACGAGGTCAAGGAAGAGCGCCGGGACCGCATCATGCAAATGCAGGTCGAAATCAGCGAGGACCTGCTCGCCGGATTCGAGGGCCAGGAGCTTGACGTACTGGTGGACCGGGCTCATGAAGAGTGGCCGGGACTTTACGAAGGCCGGGCCTGGTTCCAGGCTCCCGAGGTGGACGGAATCACCTATGTCAGCGGCGAGATGGTTGCGCCCGGCAAGATGGTCCGGGCCGTAATTGAGGAGGTCAAGACGTATGATTTGGTGGCCCTGGCGTAA
- a CDS encoding aldehyde ferredoxin oxidoreductase: protein MKILRINTRTKSFKFEELGELAGLGGRALTSRVVNKEVPANCHPLSAENKLIFAAGVLAPTNAANSGRISVGAKSP, encoded by the coding sequence ATGAAAATCCTACGCATCAATACCAGGACCAAGAGCTTCAAGTTTGAGGAACTCGGCGAGTTGGCCGGTCTGGGAGGTCGCGCCCTGACCTCAAGAGTGGTCAATAAGGAAGTCCCGGCAAACTGTCACCCGCTTTCCGCCGAAAACAAGCTGATTTTCGCGGCCGGCGTGCTCGCCCCGACCAATGCTGCCAACTCCGGCCGCATCTCCGTCGGTGCCAAGTCGCCC
- a CDS encoding septal ring lytic transglycosylase RlpA family lipoprotein, with product MIPGMLRGHSICGWLGALLVIALLCAGLSGCGSKYVPGISIPPAPSKKTPPPASTGKGGTYKPYTVLGQTYYPLGSADGYSETGVASWYGSDFHGKKTANGERYDMYQMTAAHRILPMHTRLVVRNLDNGRTTEVRVNDRGPFVGNRIIDLSYAAASVLGVVGPGTARVSLQTIAGQRIQYVGPFYVQYGAFVVEENARRLKSRLVSRGYAGTRVAKGELHGTTFWRVQVGAFSSLGEAESMRLRLTKESPGCFIIAD from the coding sequence ATGATCCCGGGTATGTTGAGGGGACACAGTATTTGCGGATGGCTGGGCGCGTTGCTGGTCATCGCGCTATTGTGTGCAGGCCTGAGCGGATGCGGTTCGAAGTATGTCCCCGGAATCAGCATTCCCCCGGCCCCGTCAAAGAAGACCCCGCCACCCGCGTCCACGGGCAAGGGGGGAACATACAAGCCCTACACGGTGCTCGGGCAGACCTATTATCCGCTGGGATCCGCAGACGGATACTCCGAGACAGGGGTCGCCTCCTGGTACGGTTCGGATTTTCACGGCAAGAAAACCGCCAACGGCGAGCGCTACGACATGTACCAGATGACGGCCGCGCATCGTATCCTGCCCATGCATACGCGTCTGGTGGTCAGGAACCTGGACAACGGGCGCACGACCGAAGTGCGGGTAAACGACCGCGGGCCGTTCGTGGGCAACCGCATCATCGATCTGTCCTATGCGGCGGCGAGCGTGCTGGGCGTTGTCGGTCCGGGCACGGCGCGGGTCAGTTTGCAGACCATTGCCGGGCAGCGCATTCAGTACGTCGGGCCTTTTTATGTGCAGTATGGGGCGTTCGTGGTCGAGGAAAATGCGCGCAGACTCAAATCACGTCTTGTTTCCCGTGGTTATGCGGGCACCAGGGTTGCGAAAGGCGAGTTGCACGGCACTACGTTCTGGCGGGTGCAGGTCGGGGCTTTCTCCAGCCTGGGCGAAGCGGAATCGATGCGGCTGCGCTTGACCAAAGAAAGCCCGGGGTGCTTTATTATTGCGGATTAA
- a CDS encoding radical SAM protein — protein sequence MTKILRHRFSHPEPLQERLRLLPVFLPFAGCPSRCVFCDQHAQTGLENIRLEDALGDLRERLAREEGRSFGLGFFGGTFTGLGRVWQERFLGLAADFTGPGGLVHLRVSTRPDRVDPESLRWLRASGVSMIELGVQTFSSSVLEASGRGYDGAVAERACAMVREAGLELGIQLLPGLPGHDAPLWREDVRKALALAPDVVRIYPCVVVRGTGLADMLLRGEYAPWPLDVAVEESGRALLEFWKAGVRVIRLGLAGEPGLLERLVAGPWHPAFGNMARSLALRLLLEERLAGLTGRVTKIFLPSRLGGELWGHGRVNAEALARLGIVRENVNFWSETDIALELEEQ from the coding sequence ATGACAAAAATTTTGAGGCATCGTTTTTCCCACCCCGAACCGCTGCAAGAAAGGCTCAGGCTTCTCCCGGTTTTTCTGCCTTTTGCCGGTTGTCCCAGTCGTTGCGTTTTCTGCGATCAGCATGCCCAGACCGGACTTGAGAATATCCGCCTTGAAGATGCCCTGGGGGATTTGCGCGAGCGCCTGGCCCGGGAAGAGGGGCGCTCTTTCGGGCTGGGTTTTTTCGGAGGCACTTTCACGGGCCTTGGGCGTGTCTGGCAGGAACGTTTTCTGGGGCTCGCGGCGGATTTTACGGGACCTGGCGGTCTGGTCCATCTGCGCGTCTCCACGCGCCCCGACCGGGTGGACCCCGAATCCCTCAGATGGCTGCGAGCCAGCGGCGTGTCCATGATCGAGCTTGGCGTGCAGACGTTTTCCTCCTCAGTGCTGGAGGCGAGCGGGAGGGGCTATGACGGGGCTGTGGCCGAAAGGGCCTGCGCCATGGTCCGGGAGGCCGGCCTTGAGCTTGGCATTCAGCTCCTGCCCGGACTGCCGGGACATGACGCTCCCTTGTGGCGGGAGGATGTGCGCAAGGCCCTGGCCCTGGCTCCGGATGTGGTGCGCATCTATCCGTGCGTGGTGGTGCGGGGTACGGGCCTTGCGGACATGCTCCTTCGGGGTGAATACGCGCCCTGGCCGCTGGATGTGGCCGTGGAAGAGAGCGGCCGGGCCCTGCTGGAGTTCTGGAAGGCGGGAGTGCGGGTCATCCGCCTGGGCCTTGCCGGAGAACCTGGACTGCTCGAACGCCTCGTGGCCGGCCCCTGGCATCCGGCTTTTGGCAACATGGCACGCTCCCTGGCATTGAGGCTATTGCTGGAGGAAAGACTCGCCGGTCTGACCGGGCGGGTGACGAAGATTTTTCTGCCCTCACGCCTTGGCGGCGAGCTTTGGGGGCATGGCCGGGTCAATGCCGAGGCGCTGGCCCGGCTTGGCATCGTTAGGGAAAATGTAAATTTCTGGTCCGAGACGGACATTGCCCTGGAATTGGAGGAACAATGA
- a CDS encoding 1,4-alpha-glucan branching enzyme, translated as MDARHSLGDLDTYLFKQGRHTRLYEHFGAHPESLGPKSAGTRFVVWAPNASFVSVIGDFNAWDRAAAPMSMRADSSGVWECFVPEARHGQRYKYYLSWPGGEGERADPFALFCEEPPATGSIIWDLDYVWEDGDWMQTRFERNALDSPWSIYELHLGSWRRDEHGNFIGYRRMAHDLAAYVKDAGFTHVEIMPVAEHPFYGSWGYQSTGYFAPSSRYGCPQDFRYMVDVLHREGIGVILDWVPGHFPTDVHGLANFDGTALFEHADPRQGFHPEWKSAIFNYGRYEVAGFLICNAMYWIREFHLDGLRVDGVASMLYLDYSRPHDEWVPNRYGGRENLAAIELLQELNKAIYEEFPDVQTIAEESTSWPMVSKPVYLGGLGFGLKWNMGWMNDSLTYMELDPIFRKFHHNLLTFALWYAYSENFVLPLSHDEVVYGKKSLLSKMPGDYWQKMAGLRALFGYMYGLPGKKLLFMGAEFGQWREWNHDLSLDWDLLNFPAHDGIRAWVRDLNRVYRECGALHELDFSPEGFAWENCNDSDQSVLSFFRKDKEGRAVLVVCNFTPVPRENYAVGVDTGGTWRELLNSDSSIYGGSGAGNMGQVRAEPIPVHGFAYSVNLLLPPLSVLFFQSAEGGE; from the coding sequence ATGGATGCACGGCACAGTCTCGGCGATCTCGACACATATCTCTTCAAGCAGGGGCGGCATACCCGCCTTTATGAGCATTTTGGCGCACACCCCGAATCCTTGGGCCCGAAATCGGCGGGAACACGTTTCGTGGTCTGGGCACCCAATGCCTCTTTCGTCTCGGTAATCGGGGACTTCAATGCCTGGGACCGCGCTGCTGCGCCCATGAGCATGCGCGCGGACAGCTCCGGAGTGTGGGAATGCTTCGTGCCCGAGGCGCGGCATGGTCAACGTTACAAATACTATCTTTCCTGGCCCGGCGGAGAAGGGGAGCGGGCAGATCCCTTTGCCCTTTTTTGCGAGGAACCGCCGGCCACGGGTTCCATTATCTGGGATCTGGACTACGTCTGGGAGGACGGGGACTGGATGCAGACCAGGTTTGAACGCAACGCGCTTGACAGCCCATGGAGCATTTACGAGCTGCATCTTGGCTCCTGGCGGCGCGACGAGCACGGGAATTTCATCGGCTATCGCCGCATGGCTCACGATCTGGCGGCTTACGTCAAGGATGCGGGTTTCACCCACGTGGAAATCATGCCCGTGGCGGAGCATCCCTTTTATGGCTCCTGGGGATATCAGAGCACGGGGTATTTTGCGCCCTCCAGCCGTTACGGCTGTCCGCAGGATTTTCGATACATGGTCGATGTCCTGCACCGCGAGGGGATCGGAGTCATCCTTGACTGGGTGCCTGGGCATTTCCCTACGGATGTTCACGGACTGGCCAACTTCGATGGGACGGCTCTGTTCGAGCACGCGGATCCGCGGCAGGGTTTTCACCCGGAATGGAAGAGCGCCATCTTCAACTACGGCCGCTACGAGGTGGCCGGATTTCTCATCTGCAACGCCATGTACTGGATTCGCGAATTCCACCTCGACGGATTGCGCGTCGATGGAGTGGCTTCGATGTTGTACCTGGATTATTCGCGCCCGCATGACGAATGGGTTCCCAACCGCTACGGAGGGCGCGAGAATCTGGCCGCCATCGAGCTACTGCAGGAACTCAACAAGGCCATCTACGAGGAATTCCCCGACGTGCAGACCATCGCCGAGGAATCCACCTCCTGGCCCATGGTGTCAAAGCCCGTCTATCTGGGCGGTCTGGGTTTCGGACTCAAGTGGAACATGGGCTGGATGAACGACTCGCTGACGTACATGGAGCTTGATCCGATCTTCCGCAAATTCCACCACAACCTGCTCACCTTTGCCTTGTGGTACGCCTACTCCGAAAATTTTGTCCTGCCGCTTTCCCACGACGAGGTCGTCTACGGAAAGAAGTCGCTGCTGTCGAAGATGCCGGGGGATTACTGGCAGAAGATGGCCGGGCTGCGGGCCCTGTTCGGGTACATGTATGGGTTGCCGGGCAAAAAGCTGCTCTTCATGGGGGCGGAATTCGGCCAATGGCGGGAGTGGAACCATGATCTCTCTTTGGATTGGGATCTGCTGAATTTTCCAGCCCATGACGGAATCCGCGCCTGGGTCCGGGACCTGAACCGGGTTTATCGGGAATGCGGAGCCCTGCATGAGCTTGACTTCAGCCCGGAGGGGTTCGCCTGGGAGAACTGCAATGATTCCGACCAAAGCGTGCTGAGCTTTTTCCGCAAGGACAAGGAGGGGCGGGCGGTCCTGGTGGTCTGCAACTTTACCCCGGTGCCACGCGAGAACTATGCCGTGGGTGTGGACACGGGCGGCACATGGCGCGAGCTCCTCAATTCCGACAGCAGCATCTACGGAGGCAGCGGGGCGGGCAACATGGGGCAGGTCCGGGCCGAGCCCATTCCCGTTCACGGTTTCGCCTACTCCGTGAATCTGCTCCTTCCCCCCTTGAGCGTGCTCTTTTTCCAGTCGGCGGAGGGTGGCGAATGA
- a CDS encoding aminofutalosine synthase MqnE: MIESRLDSAAKKRLATLKAGERIEPEFALEIARNASVHELGEAALKQRRARHGDKAYYVYNQHLNYTNVCRNQCRFCAFFKKAGEEGGYTYSLEEARKRLTDRLHEPIREIHITGGLNPDLPYQYYLDLLALCKEVRPQAVVKAFTAVEVAHFADTLGTDEVTVLREMKAVGLDALPGGGAEVFSPAMREQLCPEKVTADRWLYIHGLAHDMGMKTNSTMLFGHIESWEDRIHHMERLRAAEDEKPGFIVFIPLAYQPQNNALSAAGPTGEEYLRTISVARLFLDNIPHIKAYWAFSGIKAAQMALWAGADDFDGTIVEEKIGHAAGADSPKGMTISELVETIAATGFTPVERDTFFHEL; encoded by the coding sequence ATGATTGAAAGCAGACTCGACAGTGCCGCCAAAAAGCGGCTGGCCACGTTGAAGGCAGGAGAGCGCATAGAGCCGGAGTTCGCCCTGGAGATTGCCCGCAATGCCTCGGTGCACGAGCTGGGCGAGGCGGCCCTGAAGCAGCGCCGGGCACGGCATGGCGACAAGGCCTATTACGTCTACAACCAGCACCTGAACTATACCAACGTGTGCCGCAATCAGTGCCGCTTCTGCGCATTTTTCAAGAAGGCCGGGGAGGAAGGGGGATACACCTACTCGCTTGAAGAGGCCAGAAAGCGCCTCACGGACCGCCTCCATGAGCCCATCCGCGAGATCCACATCACAGGCGGCCTGAATCCGGACCTGCCTTATCAGTACTACCTCGACCTTTTGGCCCTGTGCAAGGAAGTGCGGCCCCAGGCCGTGGTCAAGGCCTTCACCGCCGTGGAGGTAGCCCACTTCGCCGACACCCTGGGCACGGACGAGGTCACCGTGCTTCGCGAGATGAAGGCCGTGGGTCTGGACGCCTTGCCCGGTGGTGGAGCCGAGGTCTTTTCTCCTGCCATGCGCGAGCAGTTGTGTCCGGAAAAGGTCACCGCCGATCGCTGGCTGTACATTCACGGGCTGGCCCACGATATGGGCATGAAGACCAATTCCACCATGCTTTTCGGGCACATCGAATCATGGGAAGACCGCATCCATCACATGGAACGCCTGCGTGCCGCAGAGGACGAAAAGCCCGGTTTCATCGTCTTCATCCCCCTGGCCTATCAGCCGCAGAACAACGCTCTGAGTGCTGCTGGCCCCACGGGCGAGGAATACCTGCGCACCATTTCCGTGGCGCGTCTCTTTCTGGACAATATTCCGCACATCAAGGCCTACTGGGCGTTTTCCGGCATCAAGGCCGCACAGATGGCGCTGTGGGCCGGAGCTGATGATTTCGACGGCACCATCGTGGAAGAGAAGATCGGGCATGCGGCTGGTGCCGACTCGCCCAAGGGCATGACCATCTCCGAACTGGTCGAGACCATCGCCGCCACGGGCTTTACCCCGGTGGAGCGGGATACGTTCTTTCACGAACTATAG
- a CDS encoding sulfite reductase has product MAMIEFKGKSFEIDEDGFLLKFEDWGPEWAEYVKESEGISEITEAHQQILDFLQDYYKKNGIAPMVRILSKSTGYKLKQIYELFPSGPGKGACKMAGLPKPTGCV; this is encoded by the coding sequence ATGGCAATGATCGAATTCAAGGGTAAAAGTTTCGAGATCGATGAAGACGGTTTTCTGCTGAAGTTTGAAGACTGGGGTCCGGAATGGGCTGAATACGTCAAGGAGAGCGAAGGCATTTCCGAAATCACTGAAGCTCACCAGCAGATCCTCGACTTCCTGCAGGACTACTACAAGAAGAACGGTATTGCCCCCATGGTCCGTATTCTTTCCAAGTCCACCGGCTACAAGCTGAAGCAGATCTACGAACTTTTCCCCTCCGGCCCCGGCAAAGGCGCCTGCAAAATGGCCGGCCTGCCCAAGCCCACCGGCTGCGTTTAA
- a CDS encoding 30S ribosomal protein S1, whose protein sequence is MNNTQTTPESMNDFDMEMDFESQLENYLNSDFGDIEEGVIVSGEVVKIDDSYILVDVNFKSEGQIPLDEFMENGQVTVKVGDTVDVYVVRKNEREGSIVLSREKAKRMQVLDELEKLLDSGDVVVGRIVRRIKGGYVVEIKGIEAFLPGSHVDLRPVPDMDALVNQDFEFRVLKINRRRSNVIVSRRVLLEEDRDRKRGELLTTLEEGQSVSGVVKNITEYGVFIDLGGLDGLLHITDMSWKRIKHPKEMVQLGDELTLKVLSFDKDEKKVSLGLKQLVMDPWANISEKYPEGYKLAGKVTNLVDYGAFVELEAGVEGLVHISEMSWTRKLRHPSQMVRPGDEVDVIILGVDVDRKRISLGMKQVAPNPWDLVAEKYPEGTILEASVKNITEFGLFIGIEDGIDGLIHVSDLSWTKKIRHPNELYKVGDVVRAKVLTVDKENEKFTLGIKQLADDPWLDVPNRYPVGTMLTGTITNITDFGLFVEVEEGIEGLVHVSEMSKKKIKSPKEAFNEGDSIEAKVIHVSADERRLGLSLKAQEPERKRTGGAGEFRTTQSGSMTGSNLGDMIRQKMEENAENGVETDVETEAGTEEE, encoded by the coding sequence ATGAACAACACTCAAACCACGCCAGAGTCCATGAATGATTTCGACATGGAGATGGATTTTGAGTCTCAACTCGAGAACTATCTCAACTCCGATTTCGGTGACATCGAAGAGGGAGTGATCGTTTCGGGCGAGGTCGTGAAGATTGATGACAGCTACATTCTCGTGGATGTCAATTTCAAGTCCGAGGGTCAGATTCCACTCGATGAGTTCATGGAAAACGGCCAGGTGACGGTAAAAGTTGGCGACACAGTCGACGTATATGTTGTCCGCAAAAATGAGCGTGAAGGCTCCATCGTCCTGTCCAGGGAAAAAGCCAAGCGCATGCAGGTCCTGGACGAACTGGAAAAACTGCTCGACTCCGGCGATGTCGTGGTCGGCCGCATCGTGCGCCGCATCAAGGGCGGTTATGTTGTTGAAATCAAGGGAATCGAGGCCTTCCTGCCCGGCTCCCACGTCGATCTGCGTCCGGTTCCGGACATGGACGCGCTGGTCAACCAGGATTTCGAATTTCGCGTGCTGAAGATCAATCGCCGCCGCAGCAACGTTATTGTTTCCCGTCGTGTGCTTCTTGAGGAAGATCGTGACCGCAAGCGCGGCGAATTGCTGACCACCCTCGAAGAGGGCCAGTCCGTCAGCGGCGTGGTCAAGAACATCACCGAATACGGCGTGTTCATCGACCTCGGCGGTCTCGACGGCCTGCTGCACATCACCGACATGTCCTGGAAGCGCATCAAGCATCCCAAGGAAATGGTCCAGCTGGGCGACGAGCTGACCCTGAAGGTTCTTTCCTTCGACAAGGACGAAAAGAAGGTTTCCCTTGGTCTGAAGCAGCTGGTCATGGACCCCTGGGCCAATATCTCCGAAAAATACCCCGAGGGCTACAAGCTCGCCGGCAAGGTCACCAACCTGGTTGACTACGGTGCGTTCGTGGAGCTGGAAGCCGGCGTTGAGGGCCTTGTGCACATCTCCGAGATGTCCTGGACCCGCAAGCTGCGTCATCCCTCCCAGATGGTCCGCCCCGGCGACGAAGTGGATGTCATCATCCTCGGCGTCGACGTGGACCGCAAGCGCATCTCCCTCGGCATGAAGCAGGTCGCTCCCAATCCCTGGGATCTGGTGGCCGAGAAGTACCCCGAGGGCACCATCCTTGAAGCCAGCGTCAAGAACATCACCGAATTCGGTCTGTTCATCGGCATCGAGGACGGCATCGACGGCCTCATTCACGTGTCCGACCTGTCCTGGACCAAGAAGATCCGTCACCCCAACGAACTCTACAAGGTGGGCGACGTTGTCCGGGCCAAGGTTCTGACCGTGGACAAGGAGAACGAGAAGTTCACCCTGGGTATCAAGCAGCTGGCCGACGATCCGTGGCTGGACGTGCCCAACCGCTACCCTGTGGGCACCATGCTGACCGGAACCATCACTAACATCACGGATTTCGGTCTGTTTGTTGAGGTCGAGGAAGGCATCGAAGGTCTGGTTCACGTCAGCGAAATGAGCAAGAAGAAGATCAAGAGCCCCAAGGAAGCCTTCAACGAAGGCGACTCCATCGAGGCCAAGGTCATCCACGTCAGCGCCGACGAGCGCCGTCTGGGCCTGTCCCTCAAGGCTCAGGAGCCTGAGCGCAAGCGCACTGGCGGGGCCGGTGAATTCCGCACCACCCAGAGCGGTTCCATGACCGGCAGCAACCTCGGCGACATGATCCGTCAGAAGATGGAAGAGAATGCCGAAAACGGTGTCGAGACCGACGTCGAGACCGAAGCCGGGACCGAAGAAGAATAG
- the malQ gene encoding 4-alpha-glucanotransferase: MNLARRCGVLLHVSSLPNRHGVGDFGPRAHEFIDFLADGGQAVWQMLPLAPINAGAGNSPYSSYSAFAGNTLFISPELLVRQGLLRPRDVESPPVFPLDRVDYGAAAAWREKILEQAFDNAFPGLRADSGFAAFCRKANFWLDDYCLFAALKREHRGAPWLSWPRGLRLREPGALELARERLGYDILRERYFQYLFSLHWENLRDYADTRGVSLLGDVPIYVSLDSSDVWAHRELFELDREGRPIYCAGAPPDYFSETGQMWGNPVYDWAFQEKDGFSWWANRLRHENDRFSMIRLDHFRGFCGFWQVPACEPTAENGLWIPGPGARFFNAMKARVSDLSILAEDLGVITEDVVELMSEFGFPGMKILQFAFSSDMGKNAYIPHNIPVQSAVYTGTHDNSTIRGWFSDELDDEGRDRFSAYAGRHVHADNAADALIRMALGSVAALCIIPMQDYLNLGADGRMNMPGVAGGNWGWRLRPDMVTKGLAERMQFLAGIYGRTGG; encoded by the coding sequence ATGAATCTTGCGCGAAGATGCGGGGTGTTGCTGCATGTCTCATCCCTGCCAAATCGGCACGGGGTTGGTGATTTTGGTCCCCGCGCTCATGAATTCATCGATTTCCTGGCCGACGGCGGACAGGCAGTGTGGCAGATGCTTCCCCTTGCGCCCATCAACGCCGGAGCGGGCAATTCTCCGTACAGCAGCTACTCGGCCTTTGCCGGGAACACGCTTTTCATAAGCCCCGAGCTGCTGGTGCGCCAGGGGCTTCTCCGGCCCAGGGACGTGGAATCGCCGCCCGTCTTTCCCCTGGATCGGGTGGACTACGGGGCGGCGGCAGCATGGCGGGAGAAAATCCTGGAGCAGGCCTTTGACAATGCGTTTCCCGGCTTGCGCGCGGACTCGGGCTTTGCCGCCTTCTGCCGCAAAGCGAACTTTTGGCTTGACGACTACTGCCTGTTCGCTGCTCTGAAGCGCGAGCACAGAGGGGCGCCATGGCTGAGCTGGCCGCGCGGACTGCGTCTGCGTGAGCCTGGCGCTCTGGAGCTGGCCCGCGAACGGCTGGGATACGACATCCTGCGGGAACGGTATTTTCAGTACCTGTTCAGCCTGCACTGGGAAAATCTGCGCGATTACGCCGACACGCGCGGGGTGTCCCTGCTTGGGGATGTGCCCATCTATGTCAGCCTCGACAGCAGTGACGTCTGGGCTCACCGGGAGCTGTTCGAGCTCGACCGTGAAGGCCGGCCCATCTATTGTGCCGGCGCTCCTCCGGATTATTTTTCCGAGACCGGGCAGATGTGGGGCAACCCCGTCTATGACTGGGCTTTTCAGGAAAAGGACGGTTTTTCATGGTGGGCCAACCGGCTGCGGCACGAGAATGATCGCTTCAGCATGATCCGGCTCGATCATTTCCGGGGTTTTTGCGGATTCTGGCAGGTACCGGCCTGTGAGCCCACCGCGGAAAACGGGCTCTGGATTCCCGGTCCGGGAGCCCGTTTTTTCAACGCAATGAAGGCGCGCGTGTCGGACTTGTCCATCCTGGCCGAGGACCTGGGCGTCATCACCGAAGACGTGGTTGAACTCATGAGCGAGTTCGGATTTCCGGGAATGAAGATTCTGCAATTCGCATTTTCGTCGGACATGGGGAAGAACGCCTACATTCCGCACAACATCCCCGTGCAAAGCGCGGTCTACACCGGCACTCACGACAATAGCACCATTCGGGGCTGGTTTTCAGACGAGCTCGATGATGAGGGGCGGGACCGTTTTAGCGCCTACGCGGGACGTCATGTTCATGCGGACAACGCGGCGGATGCCTTGATCCGAATGGCGCTCGGTAGCGTGGCCGCCCTCTGCATCATTCCCATGCAGGATTATCTGAATCTTGGTGCGGACGGACGGATGAACATGCCGGGAGTTGCGGGGGGCAATTGGGGATGGCGCCTGCGGCCGGATATGGTCACGAAGGGACTGGCTGAAAGAATGCAGTTTCTGGCTGGGATTTACGGGCGTACAGGAGGTTGA